A single Opisthocomus hoazin isolate bOpiHoa1 chromosome 1, bOpiHoa1.hap1, whole genome shotgun sequence DNA region contains:
- the LOC104335510 gene encoding LOW QUALITY PROTEIN: uncharacterized protein LOC104335510 (The sequence of the model RefSeq protein was modified relative to this genomic sequence to represent the inferred CDS: substituted 1 base at 1 genomic stop codon), with translation MAGLKEAVESDSIIAAALGGEANFYCNFLLSMDVLQVTWQKRDGSSFQNIATYSPNHGLRLMGSFQKKVHFTRATLQASAITLQNLTFEDESYYRCIFNVFPHGSFSKDICLNIQTVSELTVEYDSHLLTEGLLTAACSATGKPAPKITWLDHKDLNESPEIHHFQNANGTVTVANRLTFSANHFHALTCLLDHPQGRKMKVLYLEKGREGTQKSVIIMAVLIAVVFLTILIYCTMKLINRKKKKLMRCSASRTRVKGKDLHQDLSEKAMSLHTPKDQHTVYEDQEETPGFSFHRRLQHLKRNLREKNNCRSLFAKEAENLNSNIHGVFERESVDTGEPTPHXRPTSTSPEENRSPRAGGNAKLKTQRKGHPAQAPPRDVPGDPQPRGQGVKPIQMSHHWSTF, from the exons GTTTGAAGGAAGCTGTGGAATCTGATAGCATTATTGCAGCAGCCCTTGGTGGAGAGGCAAATTTCTATTGCAACTTCTTGCTTTCGATGGATGTTTTGCAAGTCACCTGGCAGAAGAGAGATGGGTCTTCCTTCCAGAACATAGCCACCTACAGCCCAAACCATGGGCTGAGGCTAATGGGATCATTCCAGAAGAAGGTACATTTTACCAGAGCAACCCTGCAGGCCTCAGCTATCACACTGCAAAATCTCACATTCGAGGATGAGTCTTATTACAGATGCATTTTCAACGTGTTCCCCCACGGCTCTTTCAGCAAAGATATATGCCTCAACATCCAAA CCGTTTCTGAGCTAACAGTGGAGTATGATTCCCACCTGCTCACCGAGGGTCTCCTCACCGCAGCCTGCTCAGCAACAGGAAAGCCTGCCCCCAAAATCACCTGGCTGGATCACAAAGACCTGAATGAGTCCCCTGAAATACaccacttccaaaatgcaaacggaACAGTAACGGTAGCAAACAGACTTACCTTCTCTGCCAACCACTTCCATGCCTTGACCTGCCTCCTTGACCACCCGCAGGGAAGGAAAATGAAGGTGCTTTAcctggaaaaaggaagagaag GCACTCAGAAGAGCGTAATCATCATGGCAGTCTTAATAGCTGTGGTGTTCTTAACAATCTTGATATACTGCACCATGAAACTAatcaacaggaaaaagaaaaa GCTGATGAGATGTAGTGCATCCAGAACACGTGTAAAGGGGAAAGACTTACACCAAGACCTAAGTGAGAAAGCCATGAGCCTGCACACGCCAAAGGACCAGCACACTGTTTATGAAGACCAG GAGGAGACACCCGGCTTCTCATTTCACAGAAGGCTACAACATCTGAAGAGAAACCTGAGAGAGAAAAACAATTGCAGGTCCTTGTTTGCAAAGGAAGCAGAGAACCTGAACAGCAACATCCACGGAGTGTTTGAGAGGGAAAGTGTTGA CACAGGAGAGCCAACACCCCACTGAAGGCCCACCTCCACAAGCCCAGAGGAGAACAGGAGCCCAAGGGCAGGTGGAAACGCCAAACTAAAGACTCAGAGGAAGGGACACCCTGCCCAGGCCCCTCCCAGGGATGTCCCAGGAGATCCTCAGCCCCGCGGTCAG